The following are encoded in a window of Octopus sinensis linkage group LG23, ASM634580v1, whole genome shotgun sequence genomic DNA:
- the LOC115223637 gene encoding somatostatin receptor type 2-like — protein sequence MEPLFNETVHVTEQSLFGENFNDTYADMNNSLSNATEHSIRRVFMEIVNITVMISNSLICITGLFGNCLVIYVVTMFSKMKTVTNTYILNLAIADVLFLVSIPLLIVTIKNGFWMFGFFMCKFYYLLVSINSFTGVFTLTVMSADRYFAVCHPIKSMSLRTPKVAFIITVCIWLISILIMLPALMYSTTVRNSKNKDSCMMVMPDHLGISPDKIFIWYNFIFSYAVPVPLISVFYISVVHKLRTTGPAKKSSEKKKSQKRVTRLVLTVIGVYIICWLPYWAFQLDIVVFTPPLTEGRILMFQTFNILTYANSMLNPLLYNFLSDNFRKSFTKAFKCTSRFEVNRSLRAENSIYPKGREAYSQTTVIEKQELQTINHCATENKVQEDFVNGETQTEDIDADGPEAVVTELE from the coding sequence ATGGAACCGTTATTTAATGAGACTGTTCACGTCACGGAACAAAGCCTGTTCGGTGAGAATTTCAACGACACATACGCTGACATGAACAATTCTCTTTCAAACGCCACAGAACACAGTATTAGAAGAGTATTCATGGAAATTGTTAATATAACCGTAATGATCAGTAACTCCCTGATCTGTATTACAGGACTGTTTGGCAATTGTTTGGTAATATACGTTGTTACGATGTTCTCGAAAATGAAAACTGTTACCAATACCTATATCTTGAATCTTGCAATTGCTGACGTTCTCTTCTTAGTCAGTATTCCTTTACTCATTGTTACAATTAAGAATGGATTTTGGATGTTTGGATTCTTTATGTGTAAATTCTATTATCTTTTAGTATCCATAAATTCTTTTACTGGGGTCTTTACGTTGACAGTTATGAGCGCTGATAGATACTTTGCTGTTTGTCATCCAATAAAATCCATGTCACTCAGAACACCAAAGGTAGCATTTATTATAACCGTATGTATATGGTTAATATCTATCCTGATAATGTTGCCTGCCCTCATGTATTCTACGACAGTGCGTAATTCAAAAAACAAAGACAGCTGCATGATGGTGATGCCAGATCACTTGGGAATCTCGCCAGATAAAATATTCATTTGGTACAACTTCATATTTTCCTATGCTGTTCCTGTACCGCTTATATCCGTATTTTACATCTCAGTTGTCCATAAACTACGTACTACAGGCCCAGCTAAAAAGTCTTCTGAGAAAAAAAAGTCACAGAAACGTGTCACCCGGTTGGTGCTGACAGTTATTGGGGTGTACATTATTTGCTGGTTACCCTATTGGGCTTTCCAGCTTGATATAGTAGTTTTCACACCACCACTTACTGAAGGACGTATTTTAATGTTCCAAACGTTTAACATCCTTACATACGCTAACAGTATGTTAAATCCCTTACTTTATAACTTCCTCAGTGATAATTTCCGTAAAAGTTTCACAAAAGCATTTAAATGTACTTCGCGTTTCGAGGTCAACCGTTCCCTCCGAGCAGAAAACAGTATCTATCCAAAAGGCCGTGAAGCATACTCACAAACAACAGTTATCGAAAAACAAGAATTACAAACTATAAACCATTGCGCTACCGAAAACAAAGTCCAGGAAGATTTTGTCAATGGGGAAACCCAAACAGAGGACATTGATGCCGACGGACCAGAAGCAGTTGTTACGGAGTTGGAATGA